TTACCCGATCTCACCCACATCACCTACTCGCGGGTCACAAACCAGTCCTGGCTTCCCGCAACAATTCTTTCCTCAAAATATTCCTTTTCCTACAGGATTCCCAGTACAGGGGGTAAACGGAAACCAAACTCAAGGCTTTCCATTTAATCCCCTTGGTTTTCAACAACAGGGGATCCTACCATTTGGCTATACTCCAACTCCAACAACATTCCTGCCTGGGTTTCAGTCATCACAGATCCCTGCTGTATCCACCCCTAGGATTCGGTTCCAGGATGACACAGTACTGGAAATAAGTCCTTCGCCAAATCCTCCAATTGGTGTCACAGACAGCATAGAAATTCAAACCCCACCATCTATTACATTTGAGGCATCTACACCTAATCCTCAAACgaatgaaaatggtaaaacaGACAATGCATCAGTCAGTGGGGTAAGCCAATCAACACTAAATTCATTGTTGACAACTAATCAAACACAAGTTGTACCACAACAAAATATATCTCTTTTACCTCCTCCATCAACCTTTGCCTCTCCAGTACAAGTACCTCTCCCAAATGATTCTTTACCAGCAGTGAGCCAAGAGAATGATGCTTTACAATCTCCTGGACCATCAGATCAAGCTGTATCAGATCCAGCAAAGAGTGTACCACAGCTTCCCACAGGTCCGGCACAGAATACCTTACTCACTGCTGAGGAATCTGGAGGACTTGGTGGAGCTTTAGGTTCTGTAGTGCCGGTAAAGAATGTACAAATAGCTTCCCCAAATCAGCCACAAAACTTAGGAAGTGAATCAGTCAAACCATCCACAGCAACTGAAATCACTTTAAATAATGTAACATCTATACCTGCCGTTTCATTGCAAAATACACCTGTATCTTCTGGGAACTTAACCCCAAATATTCCAACCCAGGATAAGACACCACAGGCTGTACAATTTCCATCAACTTTTCTAGCACAGGCTGTACAACTGCCTGGTGCTTTTCCAACACAGAATACACCACCTCAATTAGCTATTCCAACACAGGGAATTCCATTATCTTCCCTTGTGCCAACACAGGACATACAGAGACCTATAACAGTTCCTTCACTGGATGATCCATCTCAGAATGCACAACTGCCTACATCTGTTCCAACACAAGGAATCCCGCTGCTTTCTGGTATTCCAGCACAGTTATATTATGCTAATGGCACACAGGGACTACAGCTGCTTTCAACGCTCACAACACAAAATACTCAATTACCATCAAATATTCCACCACAAAATGTCCAAGGACCTTCATCTGTTCAGACCCAAAATGTACAAATACCCTCTGTTCCTATACAGGTTGTGCTTCCACCAGCTGTACAGACACAAAGTGGACAACAACCATTAGTTTTCCAAGCACAGGGTGTACAACTGCCTTCAGCTGTTCCAACACAGGGTGTACAGCTGCCTTCAGCTGTACCAACACAGGTTGTACAGCTGCCTTCAGCTGTACCAACACAGGGTGTACAGCTGCCTTCAGCTGTACCAACACAGGGTATACAGCTGCCTTCAGCTGTATCAACACAGGGTATACAGCTGCCTTCAGCTGTACCAACACAGAGTGTACAGCTGCCTTCAGCTGTACCAACACAGGGTGTACAGCTGCCTTCAGCTGTACCAACACAGGGTGTACAGCTGCCTTCAGCTGTACCAACACAGGGTGTACAGCTGCCTTCAGCTGTACCAACACAGGGTGTACAGCTGCCTTCAGCTGTACCAACACAGGGTGTACAGCTGCCTTCAGCTGTACCAACACAGGGTATACAGCTGCCTTCAGCTGTACCAATACAGGGTATACAGCTGCCTTCAGCTGTACCAACACAGGGTGTACAGCTGCCTTCAGCTGTTCCATCACAGGGTATACAAAGACCTTTAGCTGTTCCAACACAGGGTGTACAAAGGCCTTCAGTTGTTCCAATACAGGGTGTACAGCTGCCTTCAACTGTACCAACACAGGGTATACAGCTGCCTTCAGCTGTACCAACACAGGGTGTACAGCTGCCTTCAGCTGTACCAACACAGGGTGTACAGCTGCCTTCAGCTGTACCAACACAGGGTGTACAGCTGCCTTCAGCTGTACCAACACAGGGTGTACAGCTGCCTTCAGCTGTACCAACACAGGGTATACAGCTGCCTTCAGCTGTACCAACACAGGGTATACAGCTACCTTCAGCTGTACCAACACAGGGTGTACAGCTGCCTTCAGCTGTTCCAACACAGGGTATACAGCTGCCTTCAGCTGTACCAACACAGGGTATACAGCTACCTTCAGCTGTACCAACACAGGGTGTACAGCTGCCTTTAGCTGTTCCAACACAGGGAGCACAAAGGCCTTCAGCTGTTCCAACACAGGGTGTACAGCTACCTTCAGTTGTTCCAACTCAGGGTGTACAGCTGCCTTCAGCTGTTCCAACACAGGGTGTAAAGCTACCTTCAGTTGTTCCAATTCAGAGTGTACAGCTGCCTTCAGTTGTTCCAATTCAGGGTGTACAGCTGCCTTCAGTTGTTCCAACACAGGGTGTACAAAGGCCTTCAGCTGTACCAACACAGGGTGTACAGCTGCCTTCAGTTTTTCCAATTCAGGGTGTACAGCTGCCTTCAGTTGTTCCAACACAGGGTGTACAAAGGCCTTCAGCTGTACCAACACAGGGTGTACAGCTGCCTTCAGTTTTTCCAATTCAGGGTGTACAGCTGCCTTTAGTTGTTCCAACACAGGGTGTACAAAGACCTTCAGCTGTTCCAAGTCAGGGTGTACAAACGCCTTCAGTTGTTCAAACACAAGGTGTACAAAGGCCTTCAGCTGTTCCAACTCAGGGTGTACAGCTGCCTTCAGCTGTTCCAACACAGGGTGTACAGCTGCCTTCGGCTGTTTCAACACAGGGTGTACAAGGGCCTTCGGCTATTCCAACACAAGGTGTACAGCTGCCTTCAGCTTTTCCAACACAGGGTGTACAAAGGCCTTCAGCTGTTTCAACACAGGGTGTACAGCTGCCTTCAGCTGTTCCAACACAGGGTGTACAGCTGCCTTCGGCTGTTTCAACACAGGGTGTACAAGGGCCTTCGGCTATTCCAACACAAGGTGTACAGCTGCCTTCAGCTTTTCCAACACAGGGTGTACAAAGGCCTTCAGCTGTTTCAACACAGGGTGTACAGCTGCCTTCAGCTGTTCCAACACAGGGTGTACAGCTGCCTTCGGCTGTTTCAACACAGGGTGTACAAGGGCCTTCGGCTACTCCAACACAAGGTGTACAGCTGCCTTCAGCTTTTCCAACACAGGGTGTACAAAGGCCTTCAGCTGTTTCAACACAGGGTGTACAGCTGCCTTCAGCTGTTCCAACACAGGGTGTACAAAGGCCTTCAGCTGTTCCAACACAGGGTGTACAACTGCCTTCAGCTGTTCTAACTGGGCAACAGCCATCAATTATTCCAACACAATATACACCACTAACATTTAGGCAGTTCACACAGGGTATACAATCACCTACTGCTTCTTCACAGGGTATACAACTGCCTTCCCTTGTTCCAACACAAAACCTGCCTCCTGTTGTGCCAGTAAAAAGTCAACAGCAACCTTCCATTGCTTCAGCGCAGGGTATACAATTGCCTTCTGCTTTCCCAACATTGTCTTCTCTTGTTCCAACCCAAGGTGCACGTCCGCCTTCTGCTGTGCCAACACAAGCGCCATctcagagagtgccagtgccaTCCGAGGGTGCACAGATTCTTTCAGGATTTTTAGGACCTTTATCACAAACGACACCACCGCATTTTGATTTGTCAACATTGCAAGATCTACAAATTCCTCTCTCACCTGAAAAGGGCAAATCACCATTTTCGAACTTACCTGGAAATGATTTACCAGAAATTACCCAAGCCaaagataaaactaatactaTTGGTGACGTGGTTACTCGGCCACCTCTCTCAGTTCTGACACCTCGGCCTCCCACAGCAATTCTTGGGACTGACCCGATTAGAAGCCCAGCCGCTGGATCCCCTCTGGCAACACCTACTTTACAGACTGAAGCTTTCAATGACTTTATGAACTTCTTTGGACTCAATAATGGAGATGAAACATCTACTTTGAATCCTACTACAACTAGAACCTCAAACGAGTTCGCTGTTGGTTCCGGATTGGTGGTGGACAGCAAGGTGTTGCAGGATTTGCACAATTTAAAGAACGTCGGACCGCGCCAGGACACCACAACCAGGAACTATCCTTTAGATCCCTCTCTCCTTAATTCAACAAGACTCTTTGCAAACCTGGCAGAAGCAATTCGCAATACAATTAACCCTTCATATTTCATACTTACAAAACACGATGTTGGTAACTATTCCTCACCACCACTTATTAGGAACAGTCAGCACAAGCAGTCGATAAACAGGCTACCAGCTCCCAAGTCCGTTAGTGAAACAGTTGTACCAGCTGTTGAAAATTCATCACCAAATGCGCTAAAGGTAACCCGGATGAATGCCAAGATGCCACACCTCATTGCCTCTCTACAAGCAATGATGGACAAGTCGCCGAGGCAACCTCAAGATTCCGAGGAAAGCACAGACACtaatggtaagaataagaatgaaaaagaatactCAGGTGGCAATCGAGTTGATGCAGAtgaattccttcttctcttctcaaaCAAGAGCCCAATTCTGCCCGATGACGGTGAGTATATTATACTCATTCCGCGGCCAACTGAATTAAAGTTCCCCACTGATACTAGACCATCGGCTGAAACTACAGCAGATATCTTTACACAAGGCAGGGAGTTCTTGGAATTAGCTGATAACCTACGACCTGACGGGACCATAAAACCACACAGCGCTGTCCGTCGCAGAGCCCCTGCCATAGATCCtgcagaggagaggataggacCCATACCTTCTTCAGGCGAAACGGAGGATCTACTTGAGCATCCAGTAAGAGGAGCCTTTTACGGGCTCTCCACGGACCCAGGTACCTTAAATTGGTTGGCTCCGTACTCTGGAGGTTTCGGCCTCCGTGAACCGCGAAAAGAGGATGGTtcgggagagagaacagagaaaaagatagatgatGCTCAGACGAATTCCTCTAATCTGATTAGCGATGACTATGAGGATTTCCCACTATCAGAGAGCAATACAATAGGAGTGGCAtccccacccactctccttcctGAAGATTTACAAGGCCCAACACTAGCTGAGTATTATGCAAAGTATTTCACCACAGCCCAGGACCCTCAGGTGTTTTTCAACCCATTAGCAACTGGGAGTTACCCAGCATACAATAACATTTCGCCGCGCCCCACCATCTCTGGAGTAAGAAGTCCAGAACAATACGGGTACTTCTATCAAGGACAATACCCACAGTTTAACCTTGGCGTTCGTGATACAGGTGCAAATCCCTACGATTTTGCCTTTGCCAACTTCCCTACTGCTGCATTTGGACAAGACAGTAACGCCTACAGCCCAAACCAAACACCACAAGACACAACACCTGCAGATAACATAGGCAGCCGAGCGCCTGCTTTCCCGGAGTCAGCTGAGGAAGGTACATCTATTACAGAACCCTCTGACACACCCTGATTACGCCTATGATGAAGTGGGAGGACTGAGTTACGATTACAAGGACAGTTTCATCCCTGATTATCTCAACGGTGGTAACCAGGATTATTCTTCAGACACAACCTTTGATTCAGTTTACTCTGATTACGATGTGCAATTAGAAAGTAACATTAATTCTACAGGGTTATCAACGACAAATCCTCTGGCTGCTGAGGGCAATATTGGAACAGGTTCCGGAGATACTTTTGGTGGGCTAGATGCCAACGTCGCTGGACTAAGAGTTAATGGAGGAGCTGACGTCACTCAAAATGCTACTCAGCGTCCAGATTTCCCCACCGTTGCGACAAGTCAAGAAGGAACAAATACATCCTTTTTAGACACTTTAGAAACCGTCCTTTCCCGTAACAAGGAGGACTTTGACTTCAACTCGGATGTCCCTGTTGGTGACAATGTACGCTATGACGAAGGATTACTCGATGCCATTATTAGTGGCGAGGTAAGAGAGGATGGAACAGATCCTTCAGGAAATATTCCTCTAGATTACGATTACAGTGCAGAGAATATCGCTCCAGGCGGAATACCTCTACCTCCAGTGACTGAAGTACCTGCCTCTTTGTCCTTCGGTACTCCTGGAACTACTATTTCGACTATTGAGGTCGATACCGACAGGAGTAGCTTTTCCGAGAGCGCTGATGGTAATTCTGCCAGTGGGTTAAACACTGCTGGTACCGGTACTTCAGGTGAAGGTGAGGATCCTCGGTTCACAAACGTCCCCGTAGACATTCTTGTTTTTACTGCGGCCCCTACTTCCGGATTTCAGCCAGGCAGTAACAGTCTGACGCCTGATGACAATATTTTCACTTCCCAAACGAAGAGGGTTACCCCTGAGAGTAATATTTTTACCTCTATTGCTAGCAGATTCACACCAGAAAGCAATATTTTCACATCTCAAGGCAATGTATTCACTCCTAGCAGCAATGCATTTACCACTGAATTTAGTGTCACCACACCGATAGACAGCAGtttcatatataaaaagaataattacATACCAGAAGATAATAATTTTACTCCAATTTACAACATTCCCGTAACCGAAGATCCCATTATAGCTTCTTTTGACGTGGTAGGAACTGACCTCACCAGAGAAGGTCCTTTCAATGCCATTCCCACTGAGAATcctatttctaataataataacgatgaaaatatttCACAAGATAATGCAAGTGGCGTTTTCGAAAGCACAACAACGTCCGTACCTGTTTTCGAAACTACAACAATGTCCTCGCCTGTTTTCGAAACTACTACAGAGTCTTTACCTGCTTTTGAAACAACAACGTCTGTACCCGTTATCGATACTACAACATTGTCTTTACCTCCAGATCTCATTTTCCCAGATGACGATGACAGTGCTGATGCTTCAGTTAGTAACGGCATCAGCACTGCTGTGCCTGATGTGCTTGATGCCATCCTCCATGTAGGTACACCAGGGAACCCAAATGTTGTATTTGGAGGTGAGGTCCAACTAGACCAAAACTTACAAGGGTTTAGTGGTGAAAGCCAAACAAACACGGATATACAAGGTAATGAAGAAGTCGAACAAACTCCAAGTGACAATTTATCTTTTCCCCAAGTTCCTACGCAGAATGAAAGTCCTGCAGCCAATCAACAGGTCACAGTTGATGAAAGCCAACAGGCTTCCGATGACACCAAACAACAACTACAGAGAACGGAAAATGCCAATGAAACAAGTCAAAACGCAAGTATTAATCAGACTGCAGATGTCCCATTTACGAACGAGCAGGCTGAAAGGGAGGAATCGTCGGGGGTTCAAATAAGTGATGCCACGTCCCTTAGTGCAGGGGTGCCACTGAACACCACTGCTGAACAAACTGATACAAAAGATGAGAGACCAAACCTTGCATCTCAACTTCCATTTCTAGAGCTTC
The window above is part of the Penaeus chinensis breed Huanghai No. 1 chromosome 14, ASM1920278v2, whole genome shotgun sequence genome. Proteins encoded here:
- the LOC125032345 gene encoding mucin-17-like, which translates into the protein MYIYSVEGMVLFLTDAASDDLETPTSQIEDPAYPDQLAQESLSLHTLASPEGLGVHVLPPPDDVEGLVSVVPSLPSVQLDDTSSVGNSVVTDDPAEDPELLHPDQIAQESQVGPGGDGLGTPTVSFPSPVTASSPHPSVPSGGIEGVAQNPHFPPNQYPQDALLPTSPRFFNPHIQAYYPFPGPDGYPTIDPYRFYDQQRLYDQLRRPVDPSKIPPRRTSYNPHPVFPSTIFAPPERPVPLPPRRIKTRQPVNVRAPLPRPTPQTPTLTSETSEKQASSETNRLPDNDTPGHTNPEVPQDVATPLFQPKREQWNSKIFFEIEQSRQQLEEGKQQSDTEDSASLPLPEASAEEHSKIREQSREERPEEGLNTETSTEDRPKPSSSEEDQGSTVGNAEIPIHDHEDLSPLVSSAEKTGITFFPQDVDEVFQFEGSERDVSAAKPNSNRFVQLQPTPTDLRDIDASLYEGLRLPYYSILDEPAFPNGNQQIFEALENVDPSAFNEAVLAFEPQRTSEPPVNEVGSNVQQNLGIPIEPVTQKVDTGIPATTPFNNQPQPSQQNLPQLQGNSQFADFYDPGFLDYVNALYRAQAPDYDYFYDYDSDYNIGSTGQFPGNQNSVPQQLQGGIPATSSGQPGLPPTGPLFNPWGYPISPTSPTRGSQTSPGFPQQFFPQNIPFPTGFPVQGVNGNQTQGFPFNPLGFQQQGILPFGYTPTPTTFLPGFQSSQIPAVSTPRIRFQDDTVLEISPSPNPPIGVTDSIEIQTPPSITFEASTPNPQTNENGKTDNASVSGVSQSTLNSLLTTNQTQVVPQQNISLLPPPSTFASPVQVPLPNDSLPAVSQENDALQSPGPSDQAVSDPAKSVPQLPTGPAQNTLLTAEESGGLGGALGSVVPVKNVQIASPNQPQNLGSESVKPSTATEITLNNVTSIPAVSLQNTPVSSGNLTPNIPTQDKTPQAVQFPSTFLAQAVQLPGAFPTQNTPPQLAIPTQGIPLSSLVPTQDIQRPITVPSLDDPSQNAQLPTSVPTQGIPLLSGIPAQLYYANGTQGLQLLSTLTTQNTQLPSNIPPQNVQGPSSVQTQNVQIPSVPIQVVLPPAVQTQSGQQPLVFQAQGVQLPSAVPTQGVQLPSAVPTQVVQLPSAVPTQGVQLPSAVPTQGIQLPSAVSTQGIQLPSAVPTQSVQLPSAVPTQGVQLPSAVPTQGVQLPSAVPTQGVQLPSAVPTQGVQLPSAVPTQGVQLPSAVPTQGIQLPSAVPIQGIQLPSAVPTQGVQLPSAVPSQGIQRPLAVPTQGVQRPSVVPIQGVQLPSTVPTQGIQLPSAVPTQGVQLPSAVPTQGVQLPSAVPTQGVQLPSAVPTQGVQLPSAVPTQGIQLPSAVPTQGIQLPSAVPTQGVQLPSAVPTQGIQLPSAVPTQGIQLPSAVPTQGVQLPLAVPTQGAQRPSAVPTQGVQLPSVVPTQGVQLPSAVPTQGVKLPSVVPIQSVQLPSVVPIQGVQLPSVVPTQGVQRPSAVPTQGVQLPSVFPIQGVQLPSVVPTQGVQRPSAVPTQGVQLPSVFPIQGVQLPLVVPTQGVQRPSAVPSQGVQTPSVVQTQGVQRPSAVPTQGVQLPSAVPTQGVQLPSAVSTQGVQGPSAIPTQGVQLPSAFPTQGVQRPSAVSTQGVQLPSAVPTQGVQLPSAVSTQGVQGPSAIPTQGVQLPSAFPTQGVQRPSAVSTQGVQLPSAVPTQGVQLPSAVSTQGVQGPSATPTQGVQLPSAFPTQGVQRPSAVSTQGVQLPSAVPTQGVQRPSAVPTQGVQLPSAVLTGQQPSIIPTQYTPLTFRQFTQGIQSPTASSQGIQLPSLVPTQNLPPVVPVKSQQQPSIASAQGIQLPSAFPTLSSLVPTQGARPPSAVPTQAPSQRVPVPSEGAQILSGFLGPLSQTTPPHFDLSTLQDLQIPLSPEKGKSPFSNLPGNDLPEITQAKDKTNTIGDVVTRPPLSVLTPRPPTAILGTDPIRSPAAGSPLATPTLQTEAFNDFMNFFGLNNGDETSTLNPTTTRTSNEFAVGSGLVVDSKVLQDLHNLKNVGPRQDTTTRNYPLDPSLLNSTRLFANLAEAIRNTINPSYFILTKHDVGNYSSPPLIRNSQHKQSINRLPAPKSVSETVVPAVENSSPNALKVTRMNAKMPHLIASLQAMMDKSPRQPQDSEESTDTNGKNKNEKEYSGGNRVDADEFLLLFSNKSPILPDDGEYIILIPRPTELKFPTDTRPSAETTADIFTQGREFLELADNLRPDGTIKPHSAVRRRAPAIDPAEERIGPIPSSGETEDLLEHPVRGAFYGLSTDPGTLNWLAPYSGGFGLREPRKEDGSGERTEKKIDDAQTNSSNLISDDYEDFPLSESNTIGVASPPTLLPEDLQGPTLAEYYAKYFTTAQDPQVFFNPLATGSYPAYNNISPRPTISGVRSPEQYGYFYQGQYPQFNLGVRDTGANPYDFAFANFPTAAFGQDSNAYSPNQTPQDTTPADNIGSRAPAFPESAEEVGGLSYDYKDSFIPDYLNGGNQDYSSDTTFDSVYSDYDVQLESNINSTGLSTTNPLAAEGNIGTGSGDTFGGLDANVAGLRVNGGADVTQNATQRPDFPTVATSQEGTNTSFLDTLETVLSRNKEDFDFNSDVPVGDNVRYDEGLLDAIISGEVREDGTDPSGNIPLDYDYSAENIAPGGIPLPPVTEVPASLSFGTPGTTISTIEVDTDRSSFSESADGNSASGLNTAGTGTSGEGEDPRFTNVPVDILVFTAAPTSGFQPGSNSLTPDDNIFTSQTKRVTPESNIFTSIASRFTPESNIFTSQGNVFTPSSNAFTTEFSVTTPIDSSFIYKKNNYIPEDNNFTPIYNIPVTEDPIIASFDVVGTDLTREGPFNAIPTENPISNNNNDENISQDNASGVFESTTTSVPVFETTTMSSPVFETTTESLPAFETTTSVPVIDTTTLSLPPDLIFPDDDDSADASVSNGISTAVPDVLDAILHVGTPGNPNVVFGGEVQLDQNLQGFSGESQTNTDIQGNEEVEQTPSDNLSFPQVPTQNESPAANQQVTVDESQQASDDTKQQLQRTENANETSQNASINQTADVPFTNEQAEREESSGVQISDATSLSAGVPLNTTAEQTDTKDERPNLASQLPFLELPEGAFGFTVTLGEFNNTQSLTQENIDNPLQNNTKIVTEDSDDRLQTATQNNSIDVSDSQTEEKDVSFRQGNDTFVDLQSNDTATGILINESTVEDTVPLLNIPGRVEPSGISSQTPVDVLLLGESHENTDAQTSAKGTQGDSNCNDTGDLSHNAELTIDFSSSEEPIILLDSSVELASIEDRGKDKNQDFVSLFQDQLDAIRKGIDEPSAQGKTPELPVPGFTGFGEKNKFTTNLLSPTPSVQKVTETTTTTVYIPIVKPTNSPSTTKKVVSTLKGRPTTKPGIWRPTFGLPVQTQTSRPTSFKGISNQPSLASFLGGSTPPANFGLYGNSNNQQSVGAITTPGQGQYTRPSSIYDNAGQQQNLGTYSESQGQTQKDNEREKWVWRNTFSSLPIRGREEYIKNRPQTYNTNNFAPGTGSQGGNHYAGSTYAQNRPKHTEYGKDSETDRWVWTSNRGGSLPNRNPPTPFPLRNTWVPDNYLFSPSVVNYVYSRASSDTSETPVTDSAKKLGNRVTQSGPTTTTTPYYWYSSHSNTDPRVPHSQEEMGSETHPRYPSAKL